From the genome of Eucalyptus grandis isolate ANBG69807.140 chromosome 2, ASM1654582v1, whole genome shotgun sequence, one region includes:
- the LOC120290729 gene encoding LOW QUALITY PROTEIN: G-type lectin S-receptor-like serine/threonine-protein kinase LECRK3 (The sequence of the model RefSeq protein was modified relative to this genomic sequence to represent the inferred CDS: inserted 2 bases in 1 codon) yields MSPVSIHHTLFLLLFLIPRPSLAQANILVPSSLTATNGNSSSWLSPSRDFAFGFRSLSDGDTKKNQLFLLAIWYNNIPSKTIVWFPNEGLPATPVPPVPENSKVELTDSGLVLINPQGEEVWKPSNVVGTVSHAVFNDTGNFVILDSSSEVLWQSFDNPRDTLLPSQVLGKGKSLSSRQSEDSFSRGRFQLRMLESGDLVLNTINLPSDYANEAYYSTKTDGSSSASTAGKELVFNNSGSLFVSKENGERFYLSQQXGYISASDSYYRVTLNFDGVLTQYVHPKNSGSSGSWRMLWSQPDDICTNVYVANGIGVCGYNSICTLDQNNRPKCNCPEKFTLLDPSDKYGSCRPNFTQSCADDQERTKLGPMEDLYEFKELVNTDWPTSDYALLQPFGENDCRNSCLHDCMCAVAVWRDGRSCWKKKLPLSNGKIVGTLNGKAMIKVPKRDFPPTYCLLPEPKARDKDPKTLVLVGSVLLGSSVFVNFVLFGACMVFFLIYRKQLKKVSTKGTVVETNLRHFTYQELFRATNGFMEEIGSGAFGIVYKGVISNNVAVAVKKLTSMMQDKEKEFRTEVNVIGQTHHKNLVRLLGFCDEGQERLLVYEFLSNGSLSEVLFAGDPKLKTPWNLRCQIALGVARGLMYLHDECPKQIIHCDIKPQNILLDNYCVAKISDFGMAKLLMMNQSHTMTNIRGTRGYVAPEWFRNLPITVKVDVYSFGVLLLEIISCRSCWGSESSGEEREIEALTDWAYDCFTEGRLDALVEGDAQALRDTEKLKNLVMVAFWCIQEEPSLRPTMRKVTQMLEGAVGVPDPPCPFPFSSCNATIVQ; encoded by the exons ATGTCCCCTGTTTCGATTCATCATACCCtctttctcttgctttttcTAATTCCACGTCCTTCTCTAGCCCAAGCGAACATACTAGTTCCATCTTCTCTAACCGCCACGAATGGCAACTCTTCTTCATGGCTCTCTCCTTCTCGAGACTTTGCATTCGGCTTTCGCTCCTTATCTGACGGCGACACCAAGAAAAACCAGCTCTTCTTGCTTGCCATCTGGTACAACAATATACCTTCTAAAACAATCGTCTGGTTCCCGAATGAAGGCCTTCCTGCCACTCCTGTCCCTCCTGTCCCCGAAAATTCGAAGGTAGAACTTACTGATTCTGGTCTCGTCCTCATCAATCCACAAGGTGAAGAGGTGTGGAAACCTAGCAACGTCGTTGGCACCGTCTCGCACGCTGTGTTCAATGATACGGGCAATTTCGTGATCCTGGACTCGAGTTCGGAGGTACTATGGCAGAGCTTCGACAATCCTCGGGACACGTTGCTTCCATCACAAGTGCTCGGAAAGGGCAAAAGTCTCTCCTCCCGTCAATCGGAGGATAGCTTTTCCAGGGGGAGATTCCAACTTCGGATGCTCGAGAGTGGAGACCTCGTGCTCAACACGATCAACCTGCCTTCCGACTATGCCAACGAGGCTTATTACAGCACCAAGACCGATGGCAGCTCTAGCGCATCCACCGCAGGGAAAGAACTCGTCTTCAACAACTCAGGTTCTCTGTTCGTCTCGAAAGAAAACGGTGAGAGGTTTTACCTCTCGCAGCA GGGATATATCTCCGCGTCTGATTCTTATTACAGAGTCACCCTGAACTTTGATGGGGTCCTTACTCAGTATGTGCACCCCAAGAATTCTGGTTCCAGCGGAAGCTGGAGAATGCTGTGGTCGCAACCTGATGACATATGTACCAATGTTTATGTCGCTAATGGAATCGGCGTTTGTGGTTACAACAGCATTTGCACTCTGGATCAGAATAATAGGCCAAAATGCAATTGCCCAGAAAAATTCACCTTGCTCGATCCCAGTGACAAGTATGGCAGTTGCAGGCCTAATTTCACGCAGAGCTGTGCGGACGATCAGGAAAGGACGAAGCTTGGTCCGATGGAGGACCTGTACGAGTTCAAAGAACTCGTGAACACAGATTGGCCAACCTCCGATTATGCGCTATTGCAGCCTTTCGGTGAAAACGATTGCCGGAACTCATGCTTGCATGACTGCATGTGCGCAGTGGCAGTTTGGAGGGACGGCCGGAGTTGCTGGAAGAAGAAGCTTCCGCTCTCCAATGGGAAAATTGTCGGTACCCTCAATGGGAAGGCCATGATCAAAGTCCCAAAGCGAGACTTTCCTCCTACTTACTGCCTGCTCCCGGAGCCGAAGGCAAGAGATAAAGATCCAAAAACTTTGGTCTTGGTAGGATCAGTGCTTTTGGGATCTTCCGTTTTTGTGAATTTTGTACTATTCGGCGCTTGCATGGTGTTTTTCCTAATCTACCGCAAGCAACTCAAGAAAGTATCCACGAAAGGGACTGTGGTGGAGACGAATTTGCGCCATTTCACTTATCAGGAGCTCTTCCGAGCCACAAATGGGTTCATGGAAGAGATAGGGAGTGGAGCTTTCGGGATTGTTTACAAAGGGGTGATTTCAAACAATGTAGCGGTGGCTGTGAAAAAGCTGACTAGCATGATGCAGGACAAGGAGAAGGAGTTCAGAACCGAAGTGAATGTGATCGGTCAGACTCATCACAAGAATCTGGTCAGATTGCTCGGCTTCTGTGATGAAGGGCAAGAAAGACTGCTGGTTTATGAGTTCTTGAGCAATGGCTCGCTGTCGGAAGTTCTCTTTGCAGGAGATCCAAAGTTGAAAACCCCCTGGAATCTGAGATGCCAGATCGCTTTGGGAGTCGCCAGGGGACTAATGTACTTGCACGATGAGTGCCCAAAGCAGATCATCCACTGCGACATAAAGCCGCAGAATATCCTCCTTGACAACTATTGTGTCGCGAAGATCTCCGATTTTGGGATGGCCAAGCTCCTGATGATGAACCAGAGCCACACCATGACGAACATCCGAGGGACGAGAGGGTATGTCGCTCCCGAGTGGTTCAGGAACTTGCCCATCACCGTGAAAGTGGATGTGTACAGTTTCGGAGTCCTGCTTCTCGAGATAATCTCTTGTAGGAGTTGCTGGGGAAGCGAATCAAgtggagaagaaagagagatagaggcCTTGACCGATTGGGCTTATGATTGCTTCACGGAGGGAAGGTTGGATGCACTAGTGGAAGGCGACGCACAGGCTCTACGAGACACAGAGAAGCTGAAGAATCTGGTCATGGTCGCGTTCTGGTGTATTCAAGAGGAACCCTCTTTGAGGCCGACAATGAGGAAGGTGACGCAGATGCTAGAAGGGGCAGTTGGAGTGCCTGATCCTCCATGTCCATTCCCTTTCAGTAGCTGCAACGCTACAATCGTTCAATGA